CTCTTACGGGTTTTACTAGGCATGACCTTCGCCGGCTGGGTCGGCACCTTGTCCGGCTGGTATGTGACAGAGATCGGACGCCAGCCTTGGTTGGTCTACGGCATCCTGAAGACCGAAGATGCGGTGGCCGACCTGCCGCCCGCGCACGTGGGTCTGACGCTGACGGCCTACTTGGTCACCTATCTAGTGCTGGGGCTCGCCTACGTGGGCTCGCTCTTCTACCTCGCACGCAAGGCCATGAAAGAAGAACCTCAACAAATTCCGGCATGAACATGGAACAACTCACTCAGGGCGAGCCGCTCGCTTTCATCTTCGCATTTTTAATCGGCCTCTCGATGCTGCTCTACGCGATCCTGGATGGCTACGATTTGGGCGTGGGCATCCTCTCTTCCATCGTCGATGAAGCGCATCGCGACCGCATGATCGCCTCCATCGGCCCCTTCTGGGATGCCAACGAGACCTGGCTGGTGCTCGGCGTGGGCCTGCTGCTGGTCGCATTTCCGGCCGCGCACGGCGTCGTGCTGACCACCCTGTATCTGCCAGTCGCAGTGATGTTGCTGGCCTTAATCTTCCGCGGGGTCTCCTTCGATTTCCGGCGCAAAGTGGCCAAGAAAAAGCAAGCCGCCTGGAATCGTAACTTCTTTATCGGCTCACTCCTGGTCGCTCTCAGCCAGGGCTACATGGTTGGACGCTTCATCATCGGCTTCCAAGAAGGGCTCACCGCTCAACTGTTTGCCTGTTTCTTCGGGCTGCTGGTGGTGGCCGGTTATGTGCTGATGGGGGCTTGCTGGCTGATTCTAAAAGCCGAAGGCGAACTGCAAGAGCGCGCCGTAGGCTGGGCGCGACGTGCGATTTGGACCATGGTGCTGGGCGCCATCCTCAGTAGCCTGACCGCCCCCTTCGTAGATACCCGCATCTACGACCGCATGTTTGCCTTTCCGGAAGTCACCCTGTTACTAGCGATGCCGCTAATCTCGATCATGCTGACACTACTCATGCATTTCATCCTAGGGATTCTGCCCATGGAAAACGACCGGCTAGCGTGGATGCCGCTCGCCATTTCCATCGCCATCTTCGTGCTCGGCTTCCTCGGACTGGTCTACAGCTTTTACCCTTACATCATCCCCGGCCAGCTCCTCATAACCGATGCCGCCGCCGCGCCGGAATCGCTCAAAATCATCCTAATCGGCACCGCCGTAGTCTTACCCTTCCTCATCGGCTACACCGCCCTCGCCTATTGGATCTTCAAAGGCAAAGCCAGCGACCTCAGCTACGATTAAGACCGACACATCTCAAAAATCATCACATCTGCCTTGACTTATCGTATATCTACGATATGCGATAAGTAATATGGCAAGTACCAAACACGCTCTTTTCCCTGAAGAACAAGTCTCGCTGGCGGCCTTTGCGGGTGCGCTGGCACATCCGGCGCGCATTGCCATTATCGGCCTGCTACAGGAGCGCAAAGAGGTCTGCTGCGGCGACATCGTGAAGGAGCTCCCACTCGCACAAGCCACGGTCTCACAACATTTGAAAGCGCTGGACAAGGCGGGACTGCTCCACCTCCGCGAATGCGGTCCCAAGGTCTGCTACTCCCTCAATTGCGAGGCGATTCGCAGCTTCTGCCACAGTTTTCAATGCACACTCGGCACCGATCAAGCGGACCACAGTGCAGAACTTGAGCCTGCCTCGGACTGCGCGAACCGCCGCAGCTGATACCTTTCCCCAAAAAACAAAGACAGTCCATATCATGAATACGCAATCGACTCCACAAACCAACACCAACTCTCCCCGCGTGCTCATCATTGGCGGTGTCGCAGGCGGCGCCTCCGCAGCGGCACGCCTCCGCCGCCTGGACGAGCAGGCTTCTATCACTATGATTGAGCGCGGCCCGGACGTCTCTTTTGCCAACTGTGGACTGCCCTATCATATCGGCGGCGAAATCGAAGAACGCGAAAAGCTCTCGCTACAAACACCGGAGACCTTGAAAGCGCAACTCTCGATCGATGTGCAAGCCCGCACCGAAGCGGTCTCCATCGACCGCGCAGCCAAAACAGTGCGTGTCC
The nucleotide sequence above comes from Coraliomargarita algicola. Encoded proteins:
- a CDS encoding cytochrome d ubiquinol oxidase subunit II; the encoded protein is MEQLTQGEPLAFIFAFLIGLSMLLYAILDGYDLGVGILSSIVDEAHRDRMIASIGPFWDANETWLVLGVGLLLVAFPAAHGVVLTTLYLPVAVMLLALIFRGVSFDFRRKVAKKKQAAWNRNFFIGSLLVALSQGYMVGRFIIGFQEGLTAQLFACFFGLLVVAGYVLMGACWLILKAEGELQERAVGWARRAIWTMVLGAILSSLTAPFVDTRIYDRMFAFPEVTLLLAMPLISIMLTLLMHFILGILPMENDRLAWMPLAISIAIFVLGFLGLVYSFYPYIIPGQLLITDAAAAPESLKIILIGTAVVLPFLIGYTALAYWIFKGKASDLSYD
- a CDS encoding helix-turn-helix transcriptional regulator — encoded protein: MASTKHALFPEEQVSLAAFAGALAHPARIAIIGLLQERKEVCCGDIVKELPLAQATVSQHLKALDKAGLLHLRECGPKVCYSLNCEAIRSFCHSFQCTLGTDQADHSAELEPASDCANRRS